caacaacagctgGACCGTGACTGTTCCCAGCTCCATCGCCGCTGGTAACTATGTCATGCGTCACGAAATTATTGCCCTCCACTCCGCTGGCAACCAGAATGGTGCCCAGAACTACCCTCAGTGCATCAACCTTAAGGTCACCGGTGGTGGCAGCGACAAGCCTGCAGGTACCCTCGGCACTGCGCTCTACAAGAACACTGATGCTGGCATCCTGGTCAACATCTACCAGAGCCTGAGCTCCTATGAAATTCCTGGTCCCGCTCTCTACTCTGGCGCTTCTTCTGGCAGCTCCAACAACGGTGGTTCCGCCTCGTCTAGCGCCACTGCTCCTTCTGCCACCATCACTCAGCCCTCTACTGCAGTCCCGACTAGCTCTGCGACTGCTTACCAGCCCTCCACTACCACCGAGGCTGTCACAGTCACCAGCATTCCTGCCCAGCAGAGCTACGTCCAGGCTCCTACCGCCACCCCTAGCTCCACTGCCGgcagctccggctccggctccggtTCTAGCTCCAGTGGCACtcttcccagcagcagcaacctcaCTGAGTACTTCAACTCCCTCAGCGCCGAAGAGTTCCTGAAGGTCCTTAAGCAGACCTTCTCTTGGCTGGTTACGGAGAAGGTGCACGCTCGTGATCTCTCTGCTTAGATCAAAGCACTTCGAACGAATCGACAAGCCTTTCCCTGCACATTTGACTTTAGTGCATCGCAGATCTGACGAGTTTTCTTTCAAACATACATATATGGGATCGGGTATCCTTTTTGTACCTTAGAAGCAACAAAACCTTTGGAGCTCTTGCTCTATGCTG
The DNA window shown above is from Aspergillus fumigatus Af293 chromosome 1, whole genome shotgun sequence and carries:
- a CDS encoding lytic polysaccharide monooxygenase auxiliary activity family 9 protein, with the protein product MSVPKIAAALLSSAALVAGHGFVTGAVVDGKYYTGYLVNQYPYMSSPPDSIGWSETATDLGFVDGSGYSSGDIICHKDAKNGAISAEIKAGGKVEFQWTEWPESHHGPVITYMANCNGDCASVDKTTLEFFKIDESGLISDSNVPGTWASDNLIANNNSWTVTVPSSIAAGNYVMRHEIIALHSAGNQNGAQNYPQCINLKVTGGGSDKPAGTLGTALYKNTDAGILVNIYQSLSSYEIPGPALYSGASSGSSNNGGSASSSATAPSATITQPSTAVPTSSATAYQPSTTTEAVTVTSIPAQQSYVQAPTATPSSTAGSSGSGSGSSSSGTLPSSSNLTEYFNSLSAEEFLKVLKQTFSWLVTEKVHARDLSA